A stretch of the Xiphias gladius isolate SHS-SW01 ecotype Sanya breed wild chromosome 19, ASM1685928v1, whole genome shotgun sequence genome encodes the following:
- the suds3 gene encoding sin3 histone deacetylase corepressor complex component SDS3 isoform X2 codes for MTTLQDTEDASETDLAKHDEDDYVEIKEQMYQDKLASLKRQLQQLQEGTLQEYQKRMKKLDQQYKERLRNADLFLQLETEQVERNYIKEKKAAVKEFDDKKVELKENLIAELEEKKKMIENEKLTMELTGDSMEVKPIMTRKLRRRPNDPVPIPDKRRKPAPAQLNYLLTDEQIMEDLRTLNKLKSPKRPVSPSSPEHVPSAPLENPSQRYEARIEEGKLYYDKRWYHKSQAIYLESKDNTKISCVISSVGTNEIWVRKTSDSTKMRIYLGQLQRGAFVIRRRSAA; via the exons ATGACAACACTACAAG ACACAGAGGATGCCAGTGAAACAGACCTTGCCAAGCATGACGAGGATGACTATGTGGAAATCAAAGAACA AATGTACCAAGACAAACTGGCCTCCCTGAAAagacagctgcagcagttaCAAGAAG GTACACTGCAGGAGTATcagaagaggatgaagaagctgGACCAGCAGTACAAAGAGAGACTCCGAAATGCAG ATCTGTTTCTCCAACTGGAA ACAGAGCAGGTGGAGAGGAACTACATCAAGGAGAAGAAGGCAGCGGTGAAGGAGTTTGACGATAAAAAGGTGGAACTGAAGGAAAACCTAATTGCAGagctggaggaaaagaagaagatgatTGAGAACGAAAAATTAACAATGGAGCTGACAGGGG aCTCAATGGAGGTAAAACCTATCATGACTCGGAAGCTGAGGAGACGGCCCAATGATCCAGTCCCAATACCAGACAAACGAAGAAAACCTGCACCAG CTCAGCTAAATTATTTGTTAACAGATGAGCAGATAATGGAAGATCTAAGAACACTTAATAAG CTTAAGTCACCAAAACGGCCAG TGTCTCCCTCGTCCCCAGAGCACGTCCCCTCGGCTCCCCTGGAGAACCCTTCCCAGCGTTACGAGGCCCGCATCGAGGAGGGGAAACTTTACTACGACAAAAGATG GTACCACAAGAGCCAGGCCATCTACTTAGAATCAAAGGACAACACAAAGATTAGCTGTGTCATCAGCTCAGTGGGGACAAATGAG ATTTGGGTGAGGAAGACAAGTGACAGTACAAAGATGAGGATCTACCTGGGGCAGCTGCAGAGAGGAGCATTTGTCATCCGTCGACGGTCGGCAGCATGA
- the suds3 gene encoding sin3 histone deacetylase corepressor complex component SDS3 isoform X1, which yields MASTLLSPMVDYYNDEEELDSVDDDDDRSFRGRDSEEDTEDASETDLAKHDEDDYVEIKEQMYQDKLASLKRQLQQLQEGTLQEYQKRMKKLDQQYKERLRNADLFLQLETEQVERNYIKEKKAAVKEFDDKKVELKENLIAELEEKKKMIENEKLTMELTGDSMEVKPIMTRKLRRRPNDPVPIPDKRRKPAPAQLNYLLTDEQIMEDLRTLNKLKSPKRPVSPSSPEHVPSAPLENPSQRYEARIEEGKLYYDKRWYHKSQAIYLESKDNTKISCVISSVGTNEIWVRKTSDSTKMRIYLGQLQRGAFVIRRRSAA from the exons ATGGCTTCGACTTTGCTATCGCCCATGGTGGATTATTACAATGATGAAGAAGAACTTGATAGTGTGGATGACGACGATGATCGGAGTTTCAGGGGAAGAGACTCAGAAGAAG ACACAGAGGATGCCAGTGAAACAGACCTTGCCAAGCATGACGAGGATGACTATGTGGAAATCAAAGAACA AATGTACCAAGACAAACTGGCCTCCCTGAAAagacagctgcagcagttaCAAGAAG GTACACTGCAGGAGTATcagaagaggatgaagaagctgGACCAGCAGTACAAAGAGAGACTCCGAAATGCAG ATCTGTTTCTCCAACTGGAA ACAGAGCAGGTGGAGAGGAACTACATCAAGGAGAAGAAGGCAGCGGTGAAGGAGTTTGACGATAAAAAGGTGGAACTGAAGGAAAACCTAATTGCAGagctggaggaaaagaagaagatgatTGAGAACGAAAAATTAACAATGGAGCTGACAGGGG aCTCAATGGAGGTAAAACCTATCATGACTCGGAAGCTGAGGAGACGGCCCAATGATCCAGTCCCAATACCAGACAAACGAAGAAAACCTGCACCAG CTCAGCTAAATTATTTGTTAACAGATGAGCAGATAATGGAAGATCTAAGAACACTTAATAAG CTTAAGTCACCAAAACGGCCAG TGTCTCCCTCGTCCCCAGAGCACGTCCCCTCGGCTCCCCTGGAGAACCCTTCCCAGCGTTACGAGGCCCGCATCGAGGAGGGGAAACTTTACTACGACAAAAGATG GTACCACAAGAGCCAGGCCATCTACTTAGAATCAAAGGACAACACAAAGATTAGCTGTGTCATCAGCTCAGTGGGGACAAATGAG ATTTGGGTGAGGAAGACAAGTGACAGTACAAAGATGAGGATCTACCTGGGGCAGCTGCAGAGAGGAGCATTTGTCATCCGTCGACGGTCGGCAGCATGA